A genomic window from Lineus longissimus chromosome 17, tnLinLong1.2, whole genome shotgun sequence includes:
- the LOC135501373 gene encoding sushi, von Willebrand factor type A, EGF and pentraxin domain-containing protein 1-like isoform X1: MKFIGMWILCLFIGKDRVRGNDDQCQGKCNEPQISNGNGTLLLVPESTIVDHEYDEYDYEHFDYGGVPNYDSGTVMSVQCIDSYWFKGTNQRVGSIRCGCQGRWDPGVNEACVVAKCEPTPQFGGVLKTSSSCFAISADLTAPVAANNSACLHCLPGFKIAHQEGLKDSIEVQCGTNGKWNIPAQCENQIACTRPLPSERTNTYSKIKDNFDATLQMEFECIRPDVMVMYGDPVVKCFAGHWSVDPLPVCRHKYSCLLDIQHGHVEKSSASTPTHGPWARHRDSGKVTCDQGYESITDDDTITCNKGKWQPAPHCLQSGQIWKCETPPLRNGTVTLSHKKTFPGAVASHTCAAGYTLKGAANRTCLSNGVWDGAEVSCVIKATCNKPPAISHARHPPDKAYYHGEKYRYTCHSGYERRRGGSYYQCNARRNRWEALSYDTRLMRCEPVNCGDPAIIPNADSHLVGGRITSFGAEVRYQCKTGYKKTRGILMSRVCQANATWTIIGLRCDIATCPPLTNPPNGNVQIRRGKSNRFEYGSEYKYTCDSRRGYRLEGKQIDDETFTSCTQYGNWTYAPSKIACELVDCYDPGHIFNGYLQAGLTTYSSQRRFGCNDFTTMDPVINPRGAYILCQKDGRWSNSLPKCWAKCRVPSLGNGNYQTKWGRSFSSSALEHENSVKLQCRRDYTTDIRYPSRSTKTLQCDNGTLTQGSCTEKPCDKLSETDENLLDVTYSTDIIDVGTSKYYTHGTTADITCLDTHETANRGSTLRLTCNKRRWNKRTRICEPKDCFIPASVSSDLSLYTTHWQRRTHYSPMNYVTHDTIVTISCSASKTVFNSTMERNALTTRCKFGKWENKVVFDETCVPNPCYKLNENRLFVDSVHYSKPIVSLGWREEYVRHESNVSFTCKPNYEVSENEPSGWVKCDTGKYRPGNVPQPQVCQEKGCRVPSHADRRHVINNILYHPFDQYFNHRASINIACEDGFVLNSSKTNPPITTQCNFGIWTLPGAFREQCVEAPCALSKWQKDGVAVTNAHDTIRIDAREYVAHGNEIDVGCRGTHYLARRRHYSGRYGYYFGPTGTSTIRVTCQKGAWDPTETVISCKPRECRLPTDYNQELSFSPQSASIAHDAIVYVSCPRRQVFNLTMNRNSLTTKCKYGNWSDVTVFGKKCEQAPCDKLDEAFHSLESVTYSPPVLYIPPNEYVRDGTNATFSCKPKYEVSENTFDGRRRCDNGNYNGLSHSPICKEKGCRVPSHADRRHVINNILYHPFDRYFNHRASINIACEDGFVLNSSKTNPPITTQCNFGIWTFPGAFREQCVEAPCALSKWQKDGVAVTNAHDTIRIDAREYVAHGSEIDVGCRGTHYLARWRYSVGRYAYSFEATGTSTIRVTCQKGAWEPTETVISCKPRECRLPTGYNQELSFSPQSAFIAHDAIVYVSCPRRQVFSSTMNRNSLTTKCKYGNWSDVTVFGKKCEQAPCDKLDEAFHSLESVTYSPPVLYIPPNEYVRDGTNATFSCKPKYEVSENTFDGRRRCDNGNYNGLSHSPICKEKGCRVPSHADRRHVINNILYHPFDRYFNHRASINIACEDGFVLNSSKTNPPITTQCNFGIWTFPGAFREQCVEAPCALSKWQKDGVAVTNAHDTIRIDAREYVAHGSEIDVGCRGTHYLARWRYSVGRYAYSFEATGTSTIRVTCQKGAWEPTETVISCKPRECRLPTDYNQELLFRPQSASIAHDAIVYVSCPRRQVFSSTMNRNSLTTKCKYGNWSDVTVFGKKCEQAPCDKLDEAFHSLESVTYSPPVLYIPPNEYVRDGTNATFSCKPKYEVSENTFDGRRRCDNGNYNGLSHSPICKEKGCRVPSHADRRHVINNILYYPFDRYFNHRASINIACEDGFVLNSSKTNPTITTQCNFGIWTFPGAFREQCVEAPCALSKWQKDGVAVTNAHDTIRIDAREYVAHGNEIDVGCRGTHYLARRRHYSGRYGYYFGATGTSTIRVTCQKGAWDPTEMVISCKPSTWTSIHRLQSTENIFP; encoded by the exons ATGAAGTTTATAGGCATGTGGATATTATGTCTTTTCATCGGCAAGGACCGTGTGCGAGGAAATGATGATCAGTGCCAAG gaaaatgCAATGAACCTCAAATATCCAACGGCAACGGTACGTTATTGCTCGTCCCCGAATCTACCATTGTGGACCACGAATACGATGAGTACGATTACGAACACTTCGACTACGGCGGTGTCCCTAATTACGACAGCGGCACAGTCATGTCTGTCCAATGTATTGATAGCTACTGGTTTAAAGGGACCAATCAGAGAGTGGGTTCCATACGATGCGGCTGCCAAGGTCGTTGGGATCCAGGAGTGAACGAGGCTTGTGTCGTGG CGAAATGTGAACCGACACCCCAATTCGGAGGAGTGTTGAAAACTTCTTCCTCCTGTTTCGCGATTAGCGCGGACCTAACGGCCCCTGTTGCAGCGAATAACTCGGCATGCCTCCATTGCTTGCCCGGATTCAAGATTGCCCACCAAGAGGGGCTGAAAGACTCCATAGAGGTGCAGTGCGGGACCAATGGTAAATGGAACATACCGGCGCAGTGCGAGAACCAGATCG CTTGCACAAGGCCCCTGCCCTCCGAACGAACCAACACCTACAGCAAAATCAAGGATAATTTCGATGCCACACTGCAGATGGAATTTGAATGCATAAGACCTGATGTTATGGTAATGTACGGTGACCCTGTGGTAAAATGCTTTGCTGGGCATTGGAGTGTTGATCCGTTGCCAGTATGCAGGCATAAAT ACTCCTGCCTCCTGGACATACAACACGGTCACGTTGAGAAAAGTTCTGCCTCTACCCCCACCCACGGGCCGTGGGCCCGACACAGAGACAGTGGTAAGGTCACATGTGACCAAGGCTACGAGTCCATAACTGATGACGACACAATAACATGCAACAAGGGAAAATGGCAACCTGCACCTCATTGCTTGCAATCAG GTCAAATTTGGAAATGTGAAACTCCTCCCCTTCGAAACGGCACCGTGACTCTCTCCCACAAAAAAACCTTCCCAGGTGCCGTGGCAAGCCACACCTGTGCGGCAGGATACACGCTGAAAGGTGCAGCGAACCGGACGTGTCTATCTAACGGAGTTTGGGACGGGGCAGAGGTATCTTGTGTCATTAAAG CAACGTGCAACAAGCCACCAGCCATATCTCATGCCCGGCACCCACCGGATAAAGCCTACTACCACGGTGAGAA ATACAGATACACTTGTCATTCTGGGTACGAGAGGAGAAGAGGCGGGTCGTACTACCAATGTAACGCGAGACGCAATAGGTGGGAAGCCCTAAGCTATGATACAAGGCTCATGAGATGCGAAC CCGTAAATTGTGGAGATCCAGCTATCATCCCTAATGCTGATTCGCACCTGGTTGGCGGTAGAATCACAAGCTTTGGGGCAGAAGTTAGGTACCAGTGCAAGACTGGCTACAAGAAAACGAGGGGAATACTTATGTCGAGAGTATGCCAGGCGAACGCAACATGGACTATCATCGGTCTTCGGTGTGACA TTGCAACGTGTCCCCCACTGACCAATCCGCCGAATGGAAATGTCCAGATTCGACGCGGCAAAAGCAACCGTTTTGAATACGGGTCGGAATACAAGTACACCTGCGACTCTAGAAGAGGGTACAGGCTGGAAGGGAAACAGATCGATGACGAAACCTTCACTTCGTGTACCCAATACGGGAACTGGACTTATGCGCCGAGCAAGATAGCCTGTGAAC TTGTGGATTGCTATGATCCTGGACACATCTTCAATGGTTACCTCCAAGCTGGTCTCACCACGTACTCGTCACAAAGACGGTTTGG GTGCAATGATTTCACTACCATGGATCCAGTCATTAATCCTAGAGGGGCCTACATCCTCTGTCAGAAAGATGGTCGATGGTCTAATTCACTTCCTAAATGTTGGG CCAAATGTCGAGTACCAAGCCTTGGAAATGGAAATTACCAAACCAAATGGGGAAGATCGTTTTCCTCAAGTGCTTTGGAACACGAGAATAGCGTAAAACTCCAATGTCGCCGGGATTACACAACCGATATTCGCTACCCCAGTCGTTCGACGAAAACATTGCAGTGCGACAATGGGACACTCACCCAGGGAAGTTGTACAGAGA AGCCATGCGACAAGCTTTCCGAAACAGACGAGAACCTGTTAGATGTTACCTATTCCACTGATATCATCGATGTCGGGACGTCCAAATACTACACGCACGGAACCACCGCAGATATCACTTGTTTGGATACACATGAGACGGCGAACAGAGGGAGCACTTTAAGGTTGACCTGCAACAAACGACGCTGGAACAAACGAACTCGCATATGCGAGCCAA AGGACTGTTTTATTCCTGCCAGTGTTTCAAGCGACCTGAGTCTTTACACGACCCACTGGCAGCGCAGGACGCATTACTCTCCCATGAATTATGTCACGCACGACACTATCGTTACCATTAGCTGTTCTGCATCAAAGACAGTGTTCAACAGTACTATGGAAAGAAATGCACTCACCACCAGATGCAAGTTTGGAAAATGGGAGAACAAAGTAGTTTTTGATGAGACATGCGTCCCAA ACCCATGCTACAAGCTTAATGAGAACAGACTGTTCGTGGACTCCGTGCACTATTCAAAACCCATTGTTTCGTTAGGATGGAGGGAAGAATATGTCCGTCATGAAAGCAACGTCTCCTTCACGTGCAAACCGAATTATGAAGTATCTGAAAATGAACCCAGTGGCTGGGTGAAATGTGACACCGGAAAGTACAGGCCGGGGAATGTCCCTCAGCCTCAAGTATGCCAAGAGA AGGGCTGTAGAGTGCCGAGCCATGCAGACAGAAGACATGTCATCAATAACATTCTGTATCACCCGTTCGACCAGTATTTCAATCATAGGGCatcaatcaatattgcatgtgaGGATGGTTTCGTGCTGAACTCGTCGAAGACCAATCCACCAATTACCACACAGTGTAATTTCGGAATATGGACGCTTCCAGGAGCGTTTCGTGAGCAATGCGTTGAAG CCCCCTGTGCATTATCAAAATGGCAGAAAGATGGAGTGGCGGTTACCAACGCTCATGATACAATCAGAATAGACGCCAGAGAATATGTGGCGCATGGGAATGAAATTGATGTTGGTTGCAGAGGGACGCACTACCTGGCTCGACGGAGACATTATTCGGGACGTTATGGTTATTATTTTGGACCGACTGGTACATCAACAATCCGTGTTACCTGTCAAAAAGGGGCATGGGATCCAACAGAAACGGTGATATCATGCAAGCCAA GAGAATGTCGCTTACCGACAGACTACAACCAAGAGCTGTCGTTCAGTCCCCAATCAGCTTCCATCGCACACGATGCTATAGTTTACGTGTCTTGCCCAAGAAGACAGGTGTTCAACTTGACCATGAACAGAAATTCGTTGACCACCAAGTGCAAGTATGGTAATTGGTCTGACGTGACTGTTTTTGGGAAGAAATGCGAACAAG CACCATGTGATAAACTAGACGAAGCTTTCCACAGTTTGGAGTCGGTGACCTATTCACCACCAGTCCTATACATACCTCCGAATGAATATGTTCGCGATGGAACAAATGCCACTTTCTCATGTAAACCGAAGTACGAAGTCTCTGAGAATACATTCGATGGTCGGCGTCGATGTGATAACGGCAATTATAATGGCCTTTCCCATTCTCCAATCTGTAAAGAAA AGGGCTGTAGAGTGCCGAGCCATGCAGACAGAAGACATGTCATCAATAACATTCTGTATCACCCGTTCGACCGGTATTTCAATCATAGGGCatcaatcaatattgcatgtgaGGATGGTTTCGTGCTGAACTCGTCGAAGACCAATCCACCAATTACCACACAGTGTAATTTCGGAATATGGACGTTTCCAGGAGCGTTTCGTGAGCAATGCGTTGAAG CCCCCTGTGCATTATCAAAATGGCAGAAAGATGGAGTGGCGGTTACCAACGCTCATGATACAATCAGAATAGACGCCAGAGAATATGTGGCGCATGGGAGTGAAATTGATGTTGGTTGCAGAGGGACGCACTATCTGGCTCGATGGAGATATTCTGTGGGGCGTTATGCTTATTCTTTTGAAGCGACTGGTACATCAACAATCCGTGTAACCTGTCAAAAAGGGGCATGGGAGCCAACAGAAACGGTGATATCATGCAAGCCAA GAGAATGTCGCTTACCGACAGGCTACAACCAAGAGCTGTCGTTCAGTCCCCAATCAGCTTTCATCGCACACGATGCTATAGTTTACGTGTCTTGCCCAAGAAGACAGGTGTTCAGCTCGACCATGAACAGAAATTCGTTGACCACCAAGTGCAAGTATGGTAATTGGTCTGACGTGACTGTTTTTGGGAAGAAATGCGAACAAG CACCATGTGATAAACTAGACGAAGCTTTCCACAGTTTGGAGTCGGTGACCTATTCACCACCAGTCCTATACATACCTCCGAATGAATATGTTCGCGATGGAACAAATGCCACTTTCTCATGTAAACCGAAGTACGAAGTCTCTGAGAATACATTCGATGGTCGGCGTCGATGTGATAACGGCAATTATAATGGCCTTTCCCATTCTCCAATCTGTAAAGAAA AGGGCTGTAGAGTGCCGAGCCATGCAGACAGAAGACATGTCATCAATAACATTCTGTATCACCCGTTCGACCGGTATTTCAATCATAGGGCatcaatcaatattgcatgtgaGGATGGTTTCGTGCTGAACTCGTCGAAGACCAATCCACCAATTACCACACAGTGTAATTTCGGAATATGGACGTTTCCAGGAGCGTTTCGTGAGCAATGCGTTGAAG CCCCCTGTGCATTATCAAAATGGCAGAAAGATGGAGTGGCGGTTACCAACGCTCATGATACAATCAGAATAGACGCCAGAGAATATGTGGCGCATGGGAGTGAAATTGATGTTGGTTGCAGAGGGACGCACTATCTGGCTCGATGGAGATATTCTGTGGGGCGTTATGCTTATTCTTTTGAAGCGACTGGTACATCAACAATCCGTGTAACCTGTCAAAAAGGGGCATGGGAGCCAACAGAAACGGTGATATCATGCAAGCCAA GAGAATGTCGCTTACCGACAGACTACAACCAAGAGCTGTTGTTCCGTCCCCAATCAGCTTCCATCGCACACGATGCTATAGTTTACGTGTCTTGCCCAAGAAGACAGGTGTTCAGCTCGACCATGAACAGAAATTCGTTGACCACCAAGTGCAAGTATGGTAATTGGTCTGACGTGACTGTTTTTGGGAAGAAATGCGAACAAG CACCATGTGATAAACTAGACGAAGCTTTCCACAGTTTGGAGTCGGTGACCTATTCACCACCAGTCCTATACATACCTCCGAATGAATATGTTCGCGATGGAACAAATGCCACTTTCTCATGTAAACCGAAGTACGAAGTCTCTGAGAATACATTCGATGGTCGGCGTCGATGTGATAACGGCAATTATAATGGCCTTTCCCATTCTCCAATCTGTAAAGAAA AGGGCTGTAGAGTGCCGAGCCATGCAGACAGAAGACATGTCATCAATAACATTCTGTATTACCCGTTCGACCGGTATTTCAATCATAGGGCatcaatcaatattgcatgtgaGGATGGTTTCGTGCTGAACTCGTCGAAGACCAATCCAACAATTACCACACAGTGTAATTTCGGAATATGGACGTTTCCAGGAGCGTTTCGTGAGCAATGCGTTGAAG CCCCCTGTGCATTATCAAAATGGCAGAAAGATGGAGTGGCGGTTACCAACGCTCATGATACAATCAGAATAGACGCCAGAGAATATGTGGCGCATGGGAATGAAATTGATGTTGGTTGCAGAGGGACGCACTACCTGGCTCGACGGAGACATTATTCGGGACGTTATGGTTATTATTTTGGAGCGACTGGTACATCAACAATCCGTGTTACCTGTCAAAAAGGGGCATGGGATCCAACAGAAATGGTGATATCATGCAAGCCAAGTACGTGGACTTCAATACACCGCCTCCAATCTACTGAAAACATTTTCCCATAA